A DNA window from Fragaria vesca subsp. vesca linkage group LG3, FraVesHawaii_1.0, whole genome shotgun sequence contains the following coding sequences:
- the LOC101304364 gene encoding NAC domain-containing protein 21/22-like: MSNISMVEAKLPPGFRFHPRDEELVCDYLMKKVTHSDSTLMIEVDLNKCEPWDIPENACVGGKEWYFYSQRDRKYATGLRTNRATATGYWKATGKDRPIFRKGTTLVGMRKTLVFYQGRAPKGRKSDWVMHEFRLEGPFGPPKISPGKEDWVLCRVFYKNRELIAAKPSMGSSISCYEDDTGSSSHHLPALMDSYISFDGPTPQLHHDNEYLRHHQQVPCFSIDTLFSQNQMTTNPNFTTTSYGNILEQNAGCGGELSNAGTSTFLDNANFSSDNKKVLKAVLSQLTKMETSCYPNTPSSVFKGSSPSSFGGEFEAAGSSSDNYLSDHQVGMPSVWSHY, from the exons ATGAGTAACATAAGCATGGTGGAGGCAAAATTGCCACCTGGGTTCAGGTTCCATCCCAGAGATGAAGAGCTGGTCTGTGATTATCTGATGAAGAAGGTGACTCACTCCGACTCCACTCTCATGATCGAAGTCGACCTCAACAAGTGTGAGCCTTGGGACATTCCTG AAAATGCATGTGTGGGAGGAAAGGAATGGTATTTCTACAGTCAGCGTGATCGGAAATACGCGACGGGGCTACGAACAAACCGAGCAACTGCAACTGGGTATTGGAAGGCAACCGGAAAAGACAGGCCAATCTTTCGCAAGGGAACAACCCTGGTAGGTATGAGGAAAACCTTGGTGTTCTACCAGGGTCGGGCTCCCAAAGGCAGAAAATCCGACTGGGTGATGCATGAGTTCCGGCTTGAAGGTCCCTTTGGTCCTCCCAAAATATCACCTGGGAAG GAAGATTGGGTTCTCTGCAGGGTGTTCTACAAGAACAGAGAACTAATTGCTGCCAAACCCAGCATGGGATCATCGATAAGCTGCTACGAAGATGACACAGGCTCTTCGTCACATCATCTCCCAGCTCTGATGGACTCTTACATCAGCTTCGATGGCCCAACTCCTCAACTTCACCATGATAATGAGTATCTTCGTCATCATCAGCAAGTGCCCTGCTTCTCCATTGACACCCTTTTCTCTCAAAACCAAATGACTACCAACCCAAATTTCACCACTACTTCTTACGGCAACATTCTGGAACAGAACGCCGGCTGCGGCGGCGAGTTGTCGAATGCGGGGACAAGTACATTTCTTGACAATGCTAATTTTTCATCTGACAATAAGAAGGTACTGAAAGCAGTTTTAAGTCAGCTAACCAAGATGGAAACCAGCTGCTACCCTAACACGCCGTCATCTGTCTTCAAAGGCTCATCACCATCAAGCTTCGGAGGAGAATTCGAAGCTGCCGGAAGTAGTTCGGATAACTACCTGTCTGATCATCAAGTTGGTATGCCCAGTGTTTGGAGTCACTATTGA
- the LOC101305541 gene encoding photosystem II 10 kDa polypeptide, chloroplastic-like, producing MAASVMASVSLKPAPFSFEKSAVRGLPSLARTSASFKVQASGGKKIKTATPYGTGGGMNLRDGVDASGRKGKGKGVYQYVDKYGANVDGYSPIYNTDEWSPSGDYYAGGATGLAIWAVTLFGILAGGALLVYNTSALSQ from the exons ATGGCAGCCTCAGTTATGGCCTCAGTGAGCTTGAAACCAGCTCCTTTCAGCTTTGAGAAGTCAGCAGTGAGAGGGCTTCCCTCTCTTGCTAGGACCTCTGCATCATTCAAGGTCCAAGCCAGTGGTGGCAAGAAGATCAAGACTGCCACCCCCTATG GAACTGGTGGTGGAATGAACTTGAGGGATGGGGTAGATGCCTCAGGAAGGAAGGGTAAA GGAAAGGGTGTCTACCAGTATGTAGACAAATATGGCGCTAATGTTGATGGATACAG TCCCATCTACAACACCGATGAATGGTCTCCAAGTGGTGATTACTATGCTGGTG GTGCCACTGGCTTGGCTATCTGGGCTGTGACCCTCTTCGGCATTCTTGCCGGGGGTGCTCTTCTTGTCTACAACACCAGTGCATTGTCACAGTAG
- the LOC101302047 gene encoding uncharacterized protein LOC101302047: protein MNMKGTKVAVVGSGISGAVCASSLARNGISVTLFESARGPGGRMSQRRENVEDGKELLFDHGAPFFTANNTEVQSLVHDWESKGLAAIWKEKFGCFDRTSNKFVDLEQEGLISKRYVGIPGMNSVCKALCREPGVESKFGTSVNRLEWLEDQNMWSLIGLDGQNLGQFKGVVATDKNIVSPRFTSVTGRQPPLDLKLFPELAVKLNDIPVRPCFALMIAFAEPLTSIPFKGFSIKNSEVLSWAHCDSSKPGRSTSSERWVLHSTMEYAQRIIAETGLQKLSDATLTKVAEELFQELQSLGLIISQPFFKKAHRWGSAFPATTIAREEKCLWDGNKRLAICGDFCVSPDVEGAIVSGLAAASQLSELLCCL from the exons ATGAATATGAAAGGCACCAAGGTTGCAGTGGTGGGGAGTGGAA TTTCAGGAGCTGTGTGCGCTTCAAGTCTTGCCAGAAATGGAATCTCTGTGACATTGTTCGAGTCTGCTAGAGGCCCAGGTGGCCGTATGTCCCAAAGAAG AGAAAATGTTGAAGATGGGAAGGAGCTGTTGTTTGACCATGGTGCTCCGTTTTTCACTGCCAACAACACCGAGGTTCAGAGTCTTGTCCATGACTGGGAATCAAAGGGTCTGGCAGCTATCTGGAAAGAGAAATTTGGTTGTTTTGATCGCACGTCAAACAAATTTGTTGACCTAGAACAG GAAGGATTAATAAGTAAGAGATATGTGGGTATCCCAGGGATGAATTCTGTATGCAAAGCATTGTGCCGTGAACCTG GTGTGGAAAGTAAGTTTGGTACAAGTGTTAATAGATTGGAGTGGCTAGAGGATCAAAATATGTGGTCACTGATTGGTTTGGATGGACAAAATCTTGGTCAGTTTAAGGGAGTGGTTGCAACAGATAAAAACATAGTTTCACCCAGGTTTACAAGTGTTACAGGAAGACAACCACCTCTTG ATTTGAAATTATTTCCAGAGTTAGCAGTTAAGCTGAATGACATTCCGGTTCGGCCATGCTTTGCTCTAATGATAGCCTTTGCAGAACCTCTGACATCG ATACCCTTTAAAGGGTTCTCAATTAAAAATTCTGAAGTTTTAAGTTGGGCTCATTGTGACAGCAGCAAGCCTGGCCGTTCTACCTCTAG TGAGCGATGGGTTCTGCATTCTACAATGGAGTATGCTCAGAGAATAATTGCTGAAACTGGACTTCAGAAGCTTTCAGATGCAACATTGACTAAAGTGGCTGAAGAACTATTCCAAGAATTACAAAGCCTGGGACTTATTATTTCTCAACCCTTTTTTAAGAAAGCTCATAGATG GGGAAGCGCTTTTCCAGCTACTACCATAGCCAGAGAGGAGAAATGTCTTTGGGATGGGAACAAGAGACTTGCCATCTGTGGTGATTTCTGTGTTAGTCCAGATGTTGAAGGTGCTATAGTTAGTGGCCTGGCCGCAGCTTCCCAACTTTCAGAGCTCTTATGCTGCTTATGA